DNA sequence from the Malus sylvestris chromosome 10, drMalSylv7.2, whole genome shotgun sequence genome:
AAAATTTGTTGCCGGAATTTGGTGGTGAGATGGTTGACACCTAGCAACGATGGTGGTAGCAGAGGTGGTGGGTGAAATGGTAGTAGTAGATGCAACCAAAGTCTCTAGAGGTGCTGACGACCATGGCATGGGGTGTGGTGATGGTTGTGCTTGTAGACGACATTGTGTTTAGAGGTGGAAGTGGACGGTGGTGGTGATGAGCATGGCAAGATTGTGGCAACGGCCATGGAAAGATGGTGGTAGTGGCATCACAATGTTAGGTTAGTAAGGGTGGTGACAGTGGTTACGACAATGGCAAGATGGTGGTAGTATATGGTGGACATAATGGTAGGGGTGCTGAAGAATTTTTAGCTGAATAAAGTAAAAAAGTCTCACACGATTGCATAACAAACCACAACTTAAATCAAATTGTCTTAACTCCTATTTCATCCggattttttatgataaaacttTACATTTATTGAATTCACAAGTAATGATTTAAGTTTGGGACTTTGTCAGTGTGATTAGTGACGGACCACTAATCCATCTCTGATCTTTCTCAAATCTTAATACATCTTCCTCCTCTGTGATCTCGAATCATCCATCCCCTTTTTGCCTCAAACTCCCAAAAGACCCTCTGAATGCTTTGCGTATTCACCGGCATCAGCGTAGATCTCATCCTCTCCGCATATAATTTTGTCTCCTAAATTTTGGAGTCAGCCATCAAGATTGGCAAGGCTATCTTATGCTAGTAAGCTATAATTTTGGAGTCAGCCATCAAGATTGGCAAGGCTATCTTATGCTAGTAAGCTATACTACGGGAAGGCGAATAATTAAATCTGGGACACAGTGAGTTGAATATGAAGATGTAATATGTCCACCACTTATAATCTGAGTTTACGTTTAGTTTGTTAAAACTCAACCTAGTCTAAATATATACGTTTGGAGAATTTTACTCTAGAAGAGATGTATGATCACCAGATAATCATCCATTTTTCCATGCATTATTTTTCCTACACAGTTTCAAACTTGAATTTCTGGTTTTCTGAATaagttagaaagaaaaaaattgattgaTTACGAACAAGAAATCTATTCACCCTTTCaattaaccctaaaccctaaacgtcgaagaaaaataatatgaaaaaaaaaaaaagaatcaagtAATCTAAAAGGAATTGACTAATAAGCGTGACTTGACAAAGTGGAATTTCTCTTCATCTGTACATCACCACCAACCAATCTCCCCTTTCTTATTCCATGCACAAACTCAATATGCAATGCCTCTAAATACCTATAATCAAGAACTGAAAATCTGCCAGAAAAAGGTGATCTAATAATGTCAGATGCAAGCACCATCTTCATCTGCATGCTCAACCTCACACGCCCTGATCTGCACCTTTCTCTAATCGCCTCGTCATTTAGCGCTGGATTCGAAGAAGGACCATCCGGACATGATGAATTCTTAAATATCAGGTTCACTGTCCGCTGCTTATGGCTCTGGATTCGTATTGGCACTTTGGGCTGCGACGCGCATGAAAATGCTTTGTCTTTGTAATAAAGGACGCTCTCGAGGCTGTTGATGAGTATTTTGATGTTGTCCGCGTGGTAGTTCTTTATCGTTATGGTTGATTCCCATTCGCTGGCGTTCAATGGCTGTCTGGATTTGAGATGGAAGTTTGATGTCGTCAAAGAATGCAAGAGCACTTTAAGGGATCTGGGTTTCGGAGAATAGGTTTCCGACATGTACACAAGACCGGCAAACAAGTAGAGAACAAACCCTAGAACAGCAAGCAACGAAAGAACAACTTTTGTTATGGTTACTTGGGGTACTTGATGATGAATATAATTGGTTTCTGGAGCAACCATTTCTGCATGCGGGTAGCAACGAAAGAACTCTATCTGATCAGAGTTCGACTCTCGCTCTCCCCTCGGCCCCTGGAAGGAGAAATAATAGATATAGGACGTCGAATACCTGTTTGCGGTATGAAAATCTTTTGTACTAGAAAACTAACCTATGTGAGACTCAACCATTTGGTTCTGCAACTGAAGTTGTTTGAAGTCAAActaaaagttaattaattaaacaaaattatgTACAAAATTAAACCGATTGGCGGAAACTTTTTTTGCATTGCTGTAATTATTATGGTTAATTTTTCTGGTTATATGACTATTTCATATTCACAAAGCATAAACCGATCTTGATATGCAAGCAACACTTCATTTGTGATCAGTTGACGACCGTGACAATGCAACCAACACTAGTTAATGAAGAGCATATGAAACAAGACATCAAATTTGCTTCAAATAGTAACACATTAATTTACGTTTGTAATTCAACCAACCCAACAGTTACTTTAGGATTAAACGTTCGTTTACAAGTGGTGGGTTGTTGTGGTCAAAAAAGGTAATTCACAATATTCACATTGTCTGATTCACATTTAATAacacaaaaagtaaaaaaatcatATGACactgtttggacccgattttacatcATCGGTCCAAGCGATCGAGGCCGTTGAGTAAGCATAGCTCCACACCGTCAGATAGAAAAGTTCGGATAATTTTGTTGTtaggataatattatgatttttaatcataataGTTATCTTTAATAATGAATTTGTTTGGGCCTAAAATTACACAATCGGCTCGAGTGATCGAAGCCGTTTAGCGTTACAGATTTTCTTCCATGCGAGATGCATATGCGTGTGGGTGAGGGACCTTTCATGCAATTTGTGTATACGTGGAGTGATCAGCACAAAGATGTGAAAAAGGATCTGCATGGATGAGAATGGATCAAGTTGGAACTTGACCAAGCAAAAAGTTAGTGATAAGTGCCATCTAAAAGGAGATATAATTTAAAATGGATATGGTCTCTTGGGGCATGCGAAAGATAGAGATGgtaaagaataaaataatattcttttattctctacataatcaaaacaacaaagtgcattgaATATTGCCAAGATTGCATCAGGATAAATatttgaaagccgaatttgatggAAGGTCAGGTTCTCAAGATGTCGGCAAGTTGTGGTTGATGTGATAAGGTGTGGGATTAGCAACAGATAAAGACTTAGAGTCACAGTACAATTGGGATTGGTTTCCACGACTTGAGCATGCAGATCTCTATAAATACTAAGCGGCAGACCATCATTCAAGAccacaaaatcaatacaaaattgccctgcgcaaactctcacaacttgtgatttttctttttcttttttcgctgacacatcttccgttggcatcaacagcactgtggaagcaaccggtgatatcttaagtcggcatagatagctctgtcaccgtagagtcagtcggtctcgcagtatcttccgttggcatcaacagcactgtggcgagaacgattgattacctatccaagtctcggtcgagaagggtttctaaatccttattggtcgaggtcatctcatcagccttctcggcgaagtgaggcgttacagttattacattcggcacattgaaagccgaatttgatatcgaacttcgtaagaatagtaaccttgtcttcaggttcgagagcccaagaggccgagacgtgttcctttctcggccgcaatcgcaagacgcagaagtcagtagcgcgacccaacgcaacatcaacaaatttactcctcggccgagctcggccgacgagttggcacgtcccgcattcaccgaaggacgtagttagctcattaattactcggcctgcgcgccacgtaggcttggtagtttttagggtcaacagacaCAAATAACGTTGTAGATCTAGTAGTGCATTCCTAGCCCTTGTGAGTTCAATATCTTATTATGATTGACTGATTATGTAATTCAGCCTAAATACTTCGTCTCAAATCCCCAACCAACTGTGTGACAATAATGTGTATAACCAAACATTTGAAGAGATAAAATTATTAATTGACAAAAATGTTCATATCCaatttatatattcaatatcttaaataaaaataaaatacattaaCTTAATTTCTTAATGAGCCACTACCAAGTCCATTTGTTATCAACATGACCCTTTAAGGCTCGACCTATATACTAATTTTTCACGTGTTTGTATCATGTTATCAAGTAGTGCATGATTTTGCTAAGGCTAATTCTAATAGTCGCACTTAAGTATCTCAGATTCTCAACGTGACAATAACTATACATGGTATAGTAATGTAAATGTTATGATTTCATACCAATTACCACAAATGTACGGGAGTTCATAACAAAAAGAGTGTAAGAGGTCAAAAAAAAGTGCGGGAATCACTCGGTTACCGCATTGGATCAGCGCTTCATCAATTTGATCATTAGCCCAATGAAGTATGCTGAAATTATTGAGCTTTAGGTCCGATCCAGAGAACAAACATTGGGCTTTGAATCAACAATGCAGTCCAATTTATTTCCCATCCCCAACCAACTTTCGATTTTACACTCAAATCTCCTTGGGTCTCTCAAAGCGTCTCCTCCTCCTCTGAACCCATAAAACTTCCGCCTTCCGCCGATTGCCGCACTCTAAGGGGTTCTGCAGCAAATAGGGTATGCCTATGACCTCTTACTGGTTGCAATAATCTCCAGTtgcttactctctctctctctctctacatataTATTCAGTATATATAAACAgatttatacatacataaagaaaCAAACATGCATATATTCATTTGCTGGATTTTTAGTGCTCTGTGAGATTGAGGAAAATTTGGGTccatcaaaattttgaatttttataatattttctgggttttttattttgttttccagTTTTTTGTATTGGAACGTGGATGTTACTTGCATGTGGTTTGAAATGTGAATTTAATTAGCTTAATTTGATAACAGTAAGACGAAATGATTACTGGGTTTGGGTGTTTTCAGGAGCATCTATTCAAATGGAAGCCAAATTTTTTCGATTTCTTAAGATTGTGGGTGTGGGTTACAAGGCCCGAGCGGAAGCCGAAGGACGCATGTTGTATCTGAAATTGGGTTACAGTCATGAGGTTGAATTGACCGTTCCTCCTGCTGTTCGGGTTTTCTGCTTCAAGAACAATGTAGTTTGCTGCACCGGAATTGATAAAGATAGGGTGCACCAGTTTGCTGCCGCTGTTCGTAGTTGTAAGCCACCCGAGGTCTACAAGGGAAAGGGTATAATGTATGTCGACGAAGTTATTAAGAAGAAGCAAGGAAAGAAGTCTAAGTGATTGGATATCTCAAACCTTATGCTGGAAAATGGtaatcttctccatttgctttctGGTTGTAATCAAAAGATTCTAGTGGCATGGGATTCTCTTTCAAACTATCCTCATTTAGGTTTCTTTGTCTGTACTTTCGCGGCTTTCCTGATTTTGCACTTTGGATGTCCGGTTTCGCCTACTGCTAAACCACAGCGGAGATGAACTAAACCTCACAGCACACTAAATTTAGATGTTTCTGATGATTTATTCTTGGACAGGACTAGCCTATGAGATCATAGAATCATGCCTTCAAAATCGCATGTCAATGCTTTAGTTGTCACTGAACTGATAAGAAATGAGGTAGGTGAAGGTCTAATTGTATACTGTGAGAAAGGAATAATTGTTGTACTGTGGTAATGTACACATTCTGAACATGTTGAAAACTTTGAAGTTACAATTTGCCTTATAAATTTGTTTCATCATTCGTGGAACAAATTTATAAGATTGTGCActgggtaaggctagccgacattcacctctcccagaccctgcgtaaagcgggagccttgtgcactgggtacgacctttttattcGTGGAACAGTTACTTTTTGACTCATTATGAGATTGCCATGTAAAAGGACACAACACGCGTCCTCATTTTGATCGGAACTTTGCTTGAAACTCCAGAGGTTCCATTTAGTTAGCATCAATACTTCGATAATTGTCCAGTACACTTTTGGGATTACTTGGAACTGAACTCTAGGTAAAGATAGATTCGATAATATTGAAATATTTGGCAGTGGCCATTTCTGGTTTTGCTATGTTTGCTTGCAATTTTATATTCTCATTTGTTAGGCATTGGGTGATTTGCTTCCGAGATTGAAAGTGATGACTTATTTGGTTCTGGAAATGATTTAAGTGGCTGATTAAATTTTGCGGTGTATATGGAAGATGCTGTGTATGTTTGTACTCGTTCGAGCTGGGATTTGCATTTGAGGATTTATATTGTGTTTATCTTTGCAGCTGTTTTCAGTGATCTAAAAGAAGTGTTATGATTCTTGCTTTAATGTTTGTTTGATGGTCTCACATATATTGCATGTTCCATTTTCTTATCAAACGTAGTAGTAGAATGTTTTTACATTGAACTGGCTACCGATGCTAGGCTCCGGTTGATACCTGCACCTGTTTCAAAAGCTAATGCACTCCaaattttaattgtttgatgctttgtgattatttttgaaCATGGTGTTTCTAGGATTGagggaaaatatttttttagaatCGTGTTGAGGCCCAGTGAGATAAGGCTTGGTTGTTGTCGTTGTTGTTGTATGCCGAGGCCTATATAAGATGGAGGGGAATACCTAAAGAAGGCTAAGCAAAAAAAATGTAAGAATACAAACCCTTATCTCTCTTATCCCTAGATTATTCTCTACCTCTTATATATTGTCAAAGACATCAGAGCAGTTAGGCCGGTGCCACACATGTACCCTTTGATTCTTGTTTT
Encoded proteins:
- the LOC126587412 gene encoding 60S ribosomal protein L6, mitochondrial-like; amino-acid sequence: MEAKFFRFLKIVGVGYKARAEAEGRMLYLKLGYSHEVELTVPPAVRVFCFKNNVVCCTGIDKDRVHQFAAAVRSCKPPEVYKGKGIMYVDEVIKKKQGKKSK